Proteins from a genomic interval of Halococcus salifodinae DSM 8989:
- a CDS encoding NAD-dependent epimerase/dehydratase family protein, which translates to MSLSTIAVTGGNGKIGRAILEDLATHGYETVNISRGKQREEVSDTYITTDLLDPGQTYGALAMSEPDAVIHMGTIPNPYSHQEYRTYKSNTMSAMHLLEASEALGLESCCLASSINAMGAEHQVRPPQVDYLPIDEAHPRTPDDVYGIAKHAMETTADGFGRRPDSNMTISTLRYPWVPDEQEVIENFAEADRSMAALKDDNPWSGRDVMFSYIHMADAAALARKAVEANYDGHESFWAVAGDTTAAVPTTDVITEFFPKAELRGDFTEYDTLFDLSKAKRLLGWTPEHSWRDY; encoded by the coding sequence GCAAAATCGGTCGAGCGATCCTCGAAGACCTCGCTACGCACGGTTACGAGACGGTGAACATCAGCCGAGGAAAGCAGCGTGAGGAGGTATCGGACACGTATATCACGACTGACCTTTTAGATCCGGGGCAGACGTACGGTGCGCTAGCCATGAGCGAGCCCGATGCGGTCATTCACATGGGAACGATTCCAAATCCCTACAGCCATCAGGAATACAGAACATACAAGAGTAATACTATGTCTGCGATGCACCTTCTCGAAGCGAGCGAGGCGCTCGGTCTGGAATCCTGCTGTCTCGCGTCGAGCATCAACGCCATGGGAGCTGAACATCAGGTCCGACCACCGCAGGTGGACTACCTACCCATTGACGAAGCACACCCCCGGACCCCTGACGATGTCTACGGCATCGCGAAACACGCGATGGAGACAACAGCGGACGGCTTCGGGCGGCGACCTGATTCCAACATGACAATCTCGACGTTACGATATCCGTGGGTTCCTGACGAGCAAGAAGTGATTGAGAATTTCGCTGAAGCCGATCGGTCGATGGCTGCCCTCAAAGACGACAACCCTTGGAGCGGACGTGACGTCATGTTCTCGTACATCCATATGGCCGACGCCGCTGCACTCGCACGGAAAGCCGTTGAAGCAAACTACGACGGTCACGAGTCGTTCTGGGCGGTCGCAGGGGATACGACCGCCGCTGTCCCAACGACCGATGTCATCACCGAATTCTTTCCCAAGGCAGAGCTCCGGGGAGATTTCACGGAATATGATACGCTGTTCGATCTTTCGAAGGCTAAACGCCTCCTGGGCTGGACTCCTGAACACAGCTGGCGCGATTATTGA